Proteins from a single region of Chloroherpeton thalassium ATCC 35110:
- a CDS encoding phosphate ABC transporter substrate-binding protein — protein MTVLLCGAISLTGCARKSDEQRRSKSGKAVIQNTGSDTMVNLAQAWAEEYATVDSTVSVEVSGGGSGTGIAALINGTVDIANCSRKIEPDERKRAEENTGKTPDEFVVAYDALAVFVSKQNPLSEISLSQLAEIYGENGSITKWSQLGITGMKRDEIIVINRQSNSGTYHYFREAVLGKKRDFRLGTYDMHGSKDVVEVVARTPGAIGFSGMGYATHDVKMLRICVSEADSAFLPNIQNALSGKYPIARPLLMYTIGEPTPVIKNYLDWIFSKHGQKIVALNGYIPLTADAHLGNHFSEGR, from the coding sequence ATGACGGTTTTGCTATGCGGCGCGATATCGCTGACAGGTTGCGCAAGAAAGTCGGATGAACAGCGGCGCTCGAAATCGGGCAAGGCCGTGATTCAAAATACCGGCTCGGATACGATGGTCAATTTGGCGCAAGCTTGGGCGGAAGAATACGCGACGGTGGACTCCACCGTATCAGTCGAGGTTTCTGGCGGCGGCTCGGGCACGGGCATCGCCGCGCTGATTAACGGCACAGTTGATATTGCCAATTGCAGCCGAAAAATTGAGCCGGACGAGCGGAAACGCGCGGAAGAAAACACCGGCAAAACACCGGACGAATTCGTTGTGGCCTACGATGCGCTTGCAGTTTTCGTCAGCAAACAAAATCCTCTTTCAGAAATTTCCTTGAGCCAGTTGGCTGAAATTTATGGTGAAAACGGCAGCATCACGAAATGGTCGCAGCTTGGCATCACCGGCATGAAGCGCGACGAAATCATCGTGATTAATCGCCAATCCAATTCCGGCACCTACCATTATTTCCGTGAAGCCGTGCTCGGCAAAAAGCGGGATTTCCGCTTGGGCACTTACGACATGCACGGCTCGAAAGATGTCGTGGAAGTCGTGGCCAGAACGCCTGGCGCTATTGGCTTCAGCGGCATGGGCTACGCGACACACGATGTCAAAATGCTTCGTATCTGCGTTTCCGAAGCCGACTCGGCTTTTTTGCCGAACATTCAAAACGCGCTCTCGGGAAAATATCCCATCGCCCGCCCACTTTTGATGTACACAATCGGCGAGCCGACCCCGGTGATCAAAAATTATTTGGATTGGATTTTTTCTAAGCACGGGCAAAAAATCGTGGCGCTAAACGGATACATTCCGCTAACGGCGGACGCCCACTTAGGCAATCACTTTTCGGAAGGACGGTAA